The sequence below is a genomic window from Pongo abelii isolate AG06213 chromosome 15, NHGRI_mPonAbe1-v2.0_pri, whole genome shotgun sequence.
CTATTAGGTACTaagcttattacctgggtgatgaaataataacccctgtgacacacaatttatctATAGAACCAACCTGTACATGTTCCCTTGAaactaaaagttttttaaaaaacacctggccgggcatggtggctcacgcctgtaatcccagcactttgggaggccgaggcaggcggatcacaaggtcaggagttcgagaccagcctggccaatatggtgaaacccggtctccactaaaaccacaaaaattagccaggcatggtggtgggcgcctgtagtcccagctactctggaggctgaggcaggagaatcgcttaaacccaggaggcagagcttgcagtgagccaaggttgtgccactgcactctggcctgggcaacagagtgagattccgtctcaaaaaaaaaaacaaaaaacaaaaaaacctgcatCGCTCTTGAGTTACTTTCAATTTCAGAACCTTTGGGAATAGAATCATACTTTTCCTCTAAACTTTACAAAACCTATTTTACCATAGACAGAGTCTAAAATACATGTTTTGCATGTTTGGTTATTACAATACACACACTTCAGTATCATGCCCCGGTTTTTTCCAGTTAGTTAGaattaggtcttttttttttttttctttttgagacggagtctcactctgtcacccaggctggagtgcagtagggccatcttggctcaccacaacctccacctcccaggcttaagcgattctcctgcctcagtctcctgggtagctgagatcacaggcgtgtgccaccactcccggctaatttttgtgtttttagtaaagacggggttttgccatgttggccaggctagtctcgaacttctggcctctagtgatcttccccctcggcctcccaaagtgctgggattacaggcatcagccaccacgcccaaccagaATTAGgtctttattaataattattaaccCTTCAAAAAAGCCCAATTGTTCAATAGTGTTATGTGTTTGTCCATATCGAATTtagcaaatattaatattttaattaactgtacatattatattttaaagtaaaacataCATACTTCAGGAAAGGGgactcagaaaaaggaaaaaaatacatacatacatgcatacattaaatatattgttaaaagTAAGTCTTTCTCCAACCCTAGACCCCTATTTTCCCAGTCTCCCTATCCAAACCAACAAGTTAGCAGTTTTTAGAGgttttctgcttgtttgtttgtttgttttgacagagtctcactctgttgcccaggctggagggcaatggcgcaatgcaatctcaatctcagctcagggcaacctctgcctcccggctcaagcgattctcctgcctcagcctcccaagtagctgggattacaggtgcatgtcaccacacctggctaatttttgtatttttagtagacacggggtttcaccatgttggccaggctggtctcgaactcctgacctcagataatgcacccacctcagcctcccaaagtgctgggattacagggatgagccaccatacctagcccaatttgattttttttttttttttttttgagatggagtcttgctctgtcagccaggatggagtgcagtggcgtgatctcggctcactgcaacctcttcttcccggtttcaaatgattctcctacctcagcctcccgagtagctgggattacaggcgcccgccaccatggccggctaattttttgtgtttttagtagagacaaggtttcaccgtgttagccaggatggtctcgatatcctgacctcatgatccgcctgcctcagcctcccaaagtgctgggattgcaggcatgagccaccacgcctggccccagtttgattttttaaagtccaCTTAGCAAGATTCAATTTGATTTTTTGATGAGACAGAGCGTATTTTCCTATGTTTATAAGCCAGACATATATCTTTATCTGGGAACTTTTTTGAGTCCACAGCccaatttttttaatccattggtaagctagtttatatatttataaatacttatGTATAAGGAAATACACCTTTGACCTTCATATAAGATGCAAAGTTATTTTCTATGCCACTATCCCAGattcttacttattttttaaatttgtttatagtatatttttccatgcaaaaagttttttttaattttttttttttttggctagtcaagtgaagcagtgggagtggagaaggaacaaataAATCTGTAACTGGTTGTAATTAATTAGTTGTAAACTCCACTGCACTTGGACCAGCACCATGCAAAAAGTTTTAaagtctatgttttttttttttttttttgagacggagtttcactcttcttgcccaggctgaagtgcagtggtgagatcttgccCCAactcaacctccatctcccgggttcaagcgattctcctgcctcagcctcctgagtagctgggattacaggcatgcgccaccacccccggctaattttgtatttttagtagagacggggtttctccatgttagtcaggctggtcttgaactcctgccggCCAAAGTCTATGTATTAAAATTAacttgccgggcgcggtggctcacgcctgtaatcccaacactttgggaggccgagacgcgtgggtcacctgaggtcgggagttcgagaccagcctgaccaacatggagaaaccacgtttctatgaaaaatacaaaattagcccggcgtggtggcacatgcctgtaatcccagctactcgggaggctgagacaggagaatcacttgaacccagaaggcggaggttgcagtgagccaagattgcgccactgcactccagcctgggcagcaagagcgaaactgcgtctcaaaaaaaaaaaaaaaattaaaattaacttgtCACACTACTGCCTTTAGGTTTTGCATCAAAATTCTTTAAAGGTTACATGTGTTTTCctgtgatatttttaaagtttttattttaaatcttgaaaCCACCTAAAATTTATGTCACTGTTCCCCAGGAATGAGGGAGAAATTCAGCTTTTTTCCCCTCCCAAATGGCTACTTATCCCAACACAAGCCGTATTAATTGCATGTAAGGCTGCTGTATTCCAGCACAATGCATACTTTCACaaacatttgctaaatgaataaatgaaaagcagtatttgtttattctttctacAAATATGCATTGAGTACCGACTGCATATAACCACTATGCTAGGCTTTGCATATAACAGTAGTGACTCGGAAGCCAGGAAGCATATCATCTAGTGGTGAAGATAAGCATTAAATAAGTAATCATACAGCAATATTTTGAACAGGATAAAATTCCTCTTACAGTCAACACTCAAATGTGCTGGATAAAATATgacattttggccaggcgcagtggctcacgcctgtaatcccagcactttgggaggctgaggtaggtggatcacctgaggttaggagtttgagaccagcctgactaacatggtgaaactccatctctactaaaaatacaaaaattagccaggcgtagtgtaatcccagctactcaggaggctgaggcaggagaatcgcttgaacctgggaagtggaagttgcaatgagccgagatcacgccattgcactccagcctgggcgacaaagcaagactctgtctcaaaaaaaaaaaaaaaaaaaagacgttttAAAATGCAGAGGTGAGCTCACAAGAAAGGGGTATACTGGGGGCAGGTGCTAAGTGGGAACTGAAAAACAAGAGGCTGTCCTGGGGCAATTTGTCCTGCtaagtaatattaaatataaccTGGATTCCAAAGGGAGCAAGAGACAAGCCTTTGGGCAACTGTATTTAATCAAATTGTGATGAGTAGAAATCCATGAAGGTTTTTGGGAGAAATTAAATACAGCATCTGAGACTTGAGTTCTAGTCCTGTTTCTTCTAACATTGACTATCTATGAGGTCATGGTCAAATAGTGTACCTTTACTCTTAATTCCATTCCCTCTTGTGCAAAATGAGAGAATTGAAGTAAAATATCTGTAAACGACATTTCAGCTCTAAAACTTGAGGATTCTATGATAGGATATCCCTCtacaaatttaatttggctgCAGTATGGATGGTGGATTATTACAACAGCCTCCTAACTGATACATCTGCTTTCAGGCTTGCTCTACCTCCAAAATCATCTTTTTACTGACCACAAGAACCTTTCGTGATCAGGTCTGAATTTTATCCcgcttaaaatttttcaaaggtTTTCCAGAACTTTCagagcctgggggacagggtgtgaacctgtgtaaaaaaaaaaaaaaaaaaaatcctaagtgttaaatgaatgaataaatgtattgaAGCAAGAAGACCTGGTAAATTTAGCAACAGCTCTGTAGCAAAGTAATGCAGCTCCGAATTGATATGGCACTGCTAAGAATGGAAAGGTGGTCATTTATTAGTAAATAATCGTGGAAACACAATCTATAAGACATAATCAAAGAGTGTCACTGAAGAAAGGCAGCACTTAGAGGAGTGAAAGTTGCAAATACCAAGATGAAATCATTTTTGTCAGAACCAAACAAAATAGGGCCAGAAAGGCAAAAAGGAAGGGGCTCATGTTTGTTATGTCTAAGATAAGAACTGTTTCTGAAGGCTTTCTAAAAACTCCACAAGAGATCACTTCACATCCTTCACACATGTCCTCCTTTGCACAGTTGGCAGGTTtcagacatatacatatatttctacgACAAGGCTTATCATTCTTTAGGACTGCAGTAATTTAGATAAGAAGCTCTCAAAAGAACACTTGCCCAGTAACAGCATCTCCACCAATGAACTGATGACAGCTCTGGCTCTGAGCCTCTGGAACCAATGAACTCTGTTCATTGAACAGAACTCTTGCTTCTGTTTCCAAGCAGCTTTATTTGAACTTGCCCTTTTTGCCAATAAAAGCTTCCTTTTACCCTTCCTTCACTGGACGTACTTTTGGCTTGCCGTTTCGTGCATTCTGAATTCTAATATTCTCTTCGCATTTCTGAATAAATTCAacatatttggagatatttttctctagtcttttttttttcccttttttgagaTTGAAAGAGGTCTGATGCTTAGGTACATATTTTTTAACTATTTAGCTGTATTCAGTCTTAGATGATGtttaccactaaaaaaaaaactaactccAACATCTAGATCAAATGTGCTAGGGCAAGCAAGTCTACATTGTCCATAGATTGTGACCTCGTTCTTTAAGAATCTGATgtgggcggggcatggtggctcatacctgtaatctgagcactttgggaggctgaggcaggaggacagcttgaggccaggagtttaagaccagactaggcaacatagcaagaacccccatctctagcaaaaagtaaaaaaataaacaaaaaaaccacacacatctggccatggtggcacgcacctgtagtctcagctactcaggaggctggggcaggaggatggcttgagcccaggagtttgaggctgcagtgagctatgaatgttgccactgcactccagcctgggtgaaaccctgtttccaaaactaagctaaactaaaacaaaaattctgaTGTGACTGTGATTTTAGTAGCTCAAATATAGTGAGCTACAAAGTGAGCAAAGTTCACTATGACTACAAATGAAAAGTTAAAGAAATCCATTGtcggcagggcgtggtggctcacgcctgtaatcccagcactttgggaggctgaggcgggtggatcaccagaggtcaggagttcgagaccagcctgaccaatatggtgaaaccctgtctgtactaaaaatacaaaaattaagtgggtgtggtgacaagcacctgtagtcccagctactcaggaggctgaggcaggagaatcgcttgagccggggaggctgaggttgcagtgagccaagatcgtgccactgcactccaagatcgtgccactgcactctgttgctccagggcaacagagcggaaggaaggaagaaatgaaggaaggagggagggagggaaccaTTATCTGTTGAATGCCTAGTATGTGCCAGAAAGCcagggaaataaatgaaaagtgcaATTGGAGCTTGCAAAAAGGAAGGTCAAGATGCTAAAGAAGGTTTAGCAGAAACTGAAGTGGGATTAGATCATATTAATTAATatgaacaaaaagagagagagaaaagaatgtaGTTTGTAGGCCAGGTAGAAGAACtaattttatagaagaaaaacaaatctaaatgttgtatcttttatttctcttgtcaaAAACTTGTAGCCCAATTATTTTTAACTCCttatgtatttccattttcagtcTGTCTACAAGGAAAACTGACTCGAGGTAATTAAGGATAGAGATCAAAGGGCAGATTTTATTTGTATGGTGGTAAAGTTCAAAGGGCTCTTTGCTTCACAAGCGATCCACTAAGACCAAAAACTTTAGGTGTAGAGTGTCACATCCAAGTATTTAAACCATTAAATTTGGGTGGGCAAAGGGGAGGATGTGGAAAGGGAAATGAGATATCAAAAACTGATAGATGTTTAAAAAAGAGGTAGTTTGGAAACtacctttttttgagactgacaaTTAGGAAGATACGTTTTTGGCAGTATATACCACTGTTTCACTCTAAAATCGCCGTTGAACTGTTATGTAactttcatctatttatttaattactGAATCCATGCTTCAACAACCCAAGCCTAAGTAACACCAAATAAAGGATTGAgattgaggcttttttttttttttttttttttttgagacaaggtctcgctctgtcgcccaggctagagggcagttcttcgctcactacaacctctgcctcctaggctcaagctgggactacagacgcgcgCCGCcccgcccaactaattttttttttttgagagtctcgctctgtcgcccaggctggagtgcagtggcactacctcagctcactgcaacctccgtctcccgggttcaagcgattctcctgcctcaacttcccgagtagctgggactacaggcacgcgccaccacgccgtctaatttttgtatttttagtagaaacggggtttcaccatgctggccaggctggtctccaactcccgacctcgggcgattctcccgcctcggcctcccaaagtgctgggattacagtcgtgagccaccgcgcccggcctagttaattttttaatttaaattttttgtggagacgaggtctcactatcgcccaggctaatctcgagctcctgggctaagcgatcctcctgcctcgggcctcctaaattgctgggtttacaggcgtgagccacagcacctggcggAACATTTCTACTCTAATGAAAATTATAACAGTTTTTAGTTTTCCTAGCTCCCAACTGTACCTATAAGTTCAGAGTTCATTTAATGTACTTGTAATAATTCAGGCTGgtgttttattatcttttctacATTATTACCCTCTCAAAGAACAAAAGCAGGTAACTCCTATAAAGTCTAATAGTCTGAAAATTGTAGTGTCCGTTTTCTCTTTAGCCATAAAGTTAAGTTTTGCTTAAATGCTGAGTAGCGTTTTAATGCTCTACTAGATGTACATATAAGAATACTAAATGGagggaaagtaatttttttctttttgttttttttttgagacggggtcactcaggctggagtgccagtgcGCGATTactgctcaccgcagcctctcgacctccccaggctcaagtgatcctcccacctcagcctccccaatagctgggactacagacacgcgccaccacgcccggctaatttttttgtatttttcgtagagactgggttttgccatgttgcccaaactggtcttgaactcctgggctcaagcgacctgcctgcctcagcccggcaaagtgctgggattacaggcgtgagccaccacgcccggccataatTTTATGTTAATCACTTTTTTTCAGGAACTATTACGTTTTAAAGAATGAGGAATTAACCGACAACACTTCAGGTTCAACATGTAAATACGGACGCTCATTTGAGAATAAATCACATTTTGTCACAGTTGTATTGAAAAATCAGTATTTCTGAACGTCATTTTACCATTACGGAAGTATAACTCAGacacaataaaatgtttaatatacGGCTAGGATTAGGTTAAGGTGAGAGAGGCGCCTAGAGCACAAATTTTAAGGAGGCAAGACTACGACCCCGACAGTAAGCACCTCCTTAACATTTGCTCCCCAGGCGCTTCCCACTCCACAGCCGGGCCCCGTCCTAGTTCAATCAATCAAAATCAAGAGTACGAAGGCCTTGTGCGGTCTGGAAGGTCTTTCCACGTCTCAGGTGCGGTTAAGCCAGTCACACTCCATCCATCCTACCCGCCATGGAAAATTATTTGTTCAGCAGGAATTGCCAAGTCAAATACAACCATATAAAGCCCCCCTCCGACGTGCCAGGTGTGCCTCTGGAGAGCAGCCACCAAAACCACCAGCAGCCCGTCCGCGCCGGGAAATGCGCCCTCGCTGGCCTACGAGGCCACTCAGACAGTTCTAAGTGCCTTTCCCTGTAACGCAGAGGCACACCTGCCTTCCTTCGGGAAACAGCGGCCGGACGTGCGCCGGCAACGCGTAAAGCGTCAACAGCTGAAACCCTCCGAATCCTccccaaacaaaaacaaccaccgCTGCCAGCTGCGCGCTCGGGGGAAAAGACGTTGCGCCCCCGCCGATTGCCGGTTTCCGGGGCGCGAGCCCGGATCTCAGGTGGTCAGTCCCGGTACGCAGCCACCGCGAGGACCCGGCCCTGCTAAGGGAAAAGGGAAGCCGTTTCCCGCGGGCTTCATACAGACACGGTGGTAAGACAGCCCGAGTCGCGGACCAATCCAACAGGCAGGCGGATCAGTGGGCAGCCCGCGGGCGCGAGGACCCCGGTGGCGGCGCCGGGTGGCGGGAAGGGGGAAGTTTCAAAGCCAGCTGACCTGGTTGTGGCCGCTGGGCGAGATGAAGCTACACTGTGAGGTGGAGGTGATCAGCCGGCACTTGCCCGCCTTGGGGCTTAGGAACCGGGGCAAGGGCGTCCGAGCCGTGTTGAGCCTCTGTCAGCAGACTTCCAGGAGTCAGCCGCCGGCCCGAGCCTTCCTGCTCATCTCCACCCTGAAGGACAAGCGCGGGACTCGCTATGAGGTGCGTGAAGTGGGCAGGCCCTGTCAGCCGCGCGTTCTTCTCGGAAGCCGAGACGTGGGCCACCCTCGGTCCTCATGCGCCCGGCTGCTCCCTAGGCGAGAGCCCGCCTTGGGGGTTCCTGAACTCCCAGCCTTGAGACCTACCATCAGCCCGACCCCAGGGTCCTGTGCGTCTTCCTACGGACCCGAAAGAAGAAAGCTTTGAGAGTATACCTTTTCGCTATTTTTCCTCCCCACTTTTACGACTTTGAATTTACAGTGTTGCTATTTAGTAGTGGATGGCAATCCCGCCTGTTTCAAGTTTCTGAAATTTTGCGTGAAACAACCGCAAATGAAGCAGCTGTCCAGTTGGGGAACAGTAAAATAACTGCACTTCTGTTCAGTGAATTCTTTCTCCCACAATATTTTCCCTAGCTTAAAAAAGCAGGTCGGCCGCCCTCCCCAAAGTTGCGGTCTCCTCCGGGGCCGGCCGGTCTTATGATCCGGCGGATCCTCCTGGGGAGACCCGGCCGGGGAGAGGGCGCGGGCGCCGAGTGGCGGGGGCAGCGGGCGGGCGCGGCGACCGGGGCCGGGGCGGGGGGCCGGGGCGGGGATCCGGGCGGCGACCGCGGCGGCGGCAGCGCCCCGGGCCCGCCGCCCCCTCCCCTCCGGCGAGGGGAGCCGCTGCATGGGGCCGGGGGGGCGGCCCTGCGGTGCGGAGCGGCGGCTACGGCGGTGGACCCTCCAGGCGGGCTGAGGCTGAGCccggggccggggcgggggcTCCGGGGGGACCATGCCCGGAGGCTGGCCGGCAGCAGCATGGCTCACGGGCCCGGCGCGCTGATGCTCAAGTGCGTGGTGGTCGGCGACGGGGCGGTGGGCAAGACGTGCCTACTCATGAGCTATGCCAACGACGCCTTCCCGGAGGAGTACGTGCCCACCGTCTTCGACCACTACGCAGTCAGCGTCACCGTGGTCGCTAAGCAGTACCTCCTAGGACTCTATATAACACGGCCGGACAGGAAGACTATGACCGTCTGAGGCCTTTATCTTACCCAATGACCAACGTCTTCCTTTTATGCTTCTCGGTGGTAAATCCAGCCTCATTTCAAAATGTGAAAGAGGAGTGAGTACCGGAACTTAAGGAATACGCACCAAATGTACCCTTTTTATTAATAGGAATTCAGATTGATCTCCGAGATGACCCCAAAACTTTAGCAAGACTGAATGATATGAAAGAAAAGCCTATATGTGTGGAACAAGGACAGAAACTAGCAAAAGAGATAGGAGCATGCTGCTATGTGGAATGTTCAGCTTTAACCCAGAAGGGATTGAAGACTGTTTTTGATGAGGCTATCATAGCCATTTTAACTCCAAAGAAACACActgtaaaaaaaagaataggatcaAGATGTATAAACTATTGTTTAATTACGTGAGAAACATCTTCAGTGGCCAAGGAAACTGTCCATTTCTCTCAGAAAGCAAATGAAATGCTGCAGCTATACCCAGACCTTTTATAGGTAATGAAGCAGTTCAAAACAAAACCTGTCCTCAGAATTGTGTAAAGTTTATTAAGAATGTTCCTTAAAGATTTAAGAAGCAGTAAGCAGCATCTGAAGCCGCAATCTATTATACTTTATTTCGACTAGAAGGTACAATCTCTCAGGGGTTTCATAGTTTTAAAAGCTACAATCACATCATGTTGTAACTACATAAAAAACAGAGCTGTAAATGGAACTGCTTGGCTTTGACTATACACATTTCTGCACAGCCCTTACAGAATCTGCACAAAGAAATATCTCCCTTTGCTCAAGTTAATTGTTCTTGTATGTAAGTTGCTTTCTATTCCAGTATACCCAGAGTGGTGAAATAACAAGGCCAGCCACGTAGCCAGAGGTCGCTCCAAGCGTACAGGAGATGGGCCATACCTGAGGAGAGAATGTATGAgatcaaaaaagaacaaatgttttATTACTTGAGCACAAGTGTAacctaaatatttctatattaaagCTTAAtctgctttcttaaaaaaaaaaaaaaagcaggtcatAGCATCCTGCACTTGCCTTGTCTTGATATTTGTTATGCTTATAAGTACTTGTTTAATAACTATCTCTCATCAGATTGTCAACTCTTTAAGTGTAGTTACCCTGTCAGTCTTATTCATTGCTGTGTCCCAAGCCCCTATTAGAGTACCTGGTACATAATGGGTTCTGAATCAATAGTTGTTGAAATCTAAAGCAGATGCAACAgcaatcattaattttttttaaattttaaatatgtcatttatATAGATGATaatccttaaattttttttcagcacccaTTATGTGTCAGTCATCGTTCTAGCACTCAGGATAGAATAGCAAAGGAGACAAGATTCCTGCTCTCATGGAGTTTGTATATAACCTACTGGGAGGTGTGCCCACCCCAGGCTAATGGACTGAAGTTATGAAGGCAAGTAACTGCTATTGGCAACTCTTCCTACAGTTACATAGTTGGAATGGGAGAAGAGGAGCATTCTCTCAAAACATGGTGATCCTGTTCTCAAAGGAGAGTTACTGGACAGACGGAGCAGTAACATCCACCACCAGCTAGATGAGGAGTATAACTTCccaactgctaaaaaaaaaaaaaaaaaaaaaaaaaactttaaaacttggccaggcgccatggctcatgcctgtaatcccagcactttggtaggcccaggcaggcggatcacttgaggccaggagttctagacaagcttggccaacatgatgaaaccctgtttctactaaaaatacaaaaattagctgtgcatggtggcacgcacctgtaatccgagctattcaggaggctgagtcacgggaattgcttgaacctgggaagcggaggttgcagtgagccaggatggcaccacttcactccagcctgggtgagagtgagtgAGACAgaaggagtctcattctgttgcccagcctggagtgcagtggcatgataaaaagctttaaaacttaaaatgaaaacactcaGACTCAAGGACTAAAAGCCAAACCAAGGCAAAGTAACTGGCACGTTCTAGTTGTAATAAGTGTTACTAAGTAACAATaattagttttgttctttttttctactgGTTTTATGCAGCTAAGGGAGAACATTGAGCAATTCTTCACCAAATTTGTAGATGAGGGGAAAGCCACTGTTCGGTTAAAGGAGCCTCCTGTGGATATCTGTCTAAGTAAGGTATGgtattaaaaacattaatgatTAATGTTtggctgtattttctttattttttagaaacagagtcttgttctgtcacccaagctgaagtacagtggcacagtcatagctcactgcagcctcgaacacctaggctcaagcgagcctcctgaatatctgggactacaggtgtacctCACCACTCccggataaatttttaaaataactttttgtagagatggagtcttgatatgatgttgcccaggctggcctcgaactcctggcctcaagtgatcctccttcctcagcctcccaaagtgttgggattacaagcattagccaccatgcttggcctggtgtgtatttgcttgcttgcttttttttgttt
It includes:
- the LRR1 gene encoding leucine-rich repeat protein 1 isoform X3; protein product: MKLHCEVEVISRHLPALGLRNRGKGVRAVLSLCQQTSRSQPPARAFLLISTLKDKRGTRYELRENIEQFFTKFVDEGKATVRLKEPPVDICLSKDSIWLSYHSIPSLPRFEYRKNLCLWKILSELFHSRNYYHESAFCCPHCGLSR